The proteins below come from a single Aegilops tauschii subsp. strangulata cultivar AL8/78 chromosome 6, Aet v6.0, whole genome shotgun sequence genomic window:
- the LOC109732060 gene encoding uncharacterized protein: MDSNLEYIYEQYVESSDVTSDEEYSDERVMTQAVLKDAERAKEHVLNFKGSTKGHRVLNRNRAHGHLTQMVDYFAPDALFVDHFRRRFRMRKTVFDRLYHGVRSYDDYFILKMDAMGTIGFSGHQKCTAALRMLAYGTTVDSWDEYLQMYESTCGDALVRFATAMDEVFGPQYLREPTVVDTERLLAISEAREWPDFLGSLDCMHWKWKNCLKALQRKY; this comes from the coding sequence ATGGATTCCAatttggagtacatatacgagcaGTATGTTGAGTCCTCCGATGTCACGTCGGACGAGGAGTACTCCGATGAGAGGGTGATGACGCAGGCAGTCCTTAAAGACGCGGAGCGTGCAAAGGAGCATGTTCTCAATTTCAAGGGCTCGACCAAGGGTCATCGAGTGCTCAACCGCAACAGGGCGCACGGGCATTTGACACAGATGGTCGACTACTTTGCCCCCGATGCACTATTCGTTGACCATTTTCGCCGGCGTTTTCGGATGCGCAAGACTGTCTTCGATCGTTTGTACCATGGCGTCCGATCCTACGATGACTACTTCATCCTGAAGATGGACGCCATGGGAACGATTGGCTTCTCTGGACACCAGAAGTGCACGGCCGCACTCCGGATGCTTGCATATGGCACGACCGTTGATTCGTGGGACGAGTACCTACAGATGTATGAGAGCACATGCGGAGATGCCTTGGTCAGGTTTGCAACTGCCATGGACGAGGTGTTCGGACCTCAGTACCTAAGAGAACCAACTGTGGTAGACACCGAGAGGCTCCTGGCAATCTCAGAAGCAAGAGAGTGGCCAGATTTTCTTGGATCTcttgactgcatgcattggaaatggaagaattgTCTGAAGGCTTTACAAAGGAAATATTAG